The following is a genomic window from Anaerolineae bacterium.
CCAGACCGATGACGTGCAGGACGTTCCCCTCTCTCCGTAGCAGGCGGGGAAAGCTGACCCCCAGGTGGTTGGGACGCAGGGGGGAGCAGAGGCTGAACACGCCGCGAAGAGGGCGGCTCTCGTCCCCGCGCGGGTGTTGCCGCAGGGAGTAGCCCTGAGCGCGGTGGAAGTGGAAGACGACGGTCAGGTGCTGGTCGGTCTCTAGACCCTCGAGCCCCTCTGCATACTCCGGGTAGATCACCAGCCTGGAAT
Proteins encoded in this region:
- a CDS encoding SAM-dependent methyltransferase, coding for SRLVIYPEYAEGLEGLETDQHLTVVFHFHRAQGYSLRQHPRGDESRPLRGVFSLCSPLRPNHLGVSFPRLLRREGNVLHVIGLDALDGSPLLDLKPFVAPGDERPSKTQ